A stretch of DNA from Methanoplanus endosymbiosus:
AAATCCGGAAGAGAAAACAAGTAAATATATAAATAACAGTCAGATATTGTTATCCTGGATTTTTATCATGACAAAACGTAACTTTCCACCTGAAATAACCACGGCAGACGGTTCTTTTATAATGTCTCCAAAGAATGACTTTGCCTTCAGGCTGCTCTTTGGGGATGAGAAGAACAAAGAAATAACAATATCTTTCCTGCGTGCCATGCTCAAAATTCCGGTCAAAGACATAACTATTAAAGATCCATTTCTCCTGAAACAGGTGGCAGGGGATAAAACGGGAATTCTCGACATCAGAATTGTGCTGGATACAGAAGTTCAGGTGGATGTTGAGATTCAGCTGAGTGATCATCCGGCAATTAAGGAGAGGGTGCTCTTTTACCAATCAAGACTGTATGCCTCACAGATATCATCCGGTGAAGATTACCGCGTGCTTAAGAGGACCATCTCTTTGGTAATTCTTGATTATATCCTCTTTGAGGTTGAACAGATGCACACAACGTACAGGTTTTATGACCGGAAAAATGAGATAGAACTGACAGATGTTTTGGAAGTGCATATTGTAGAACTACCAAAACTTAATAATATAATAAGTCAACATAAGAATAATCCTGAAATACCCTGGTTAATGTTTCTGAACGCAGGAACAGAGGAGGAGTTAAAAATGGCCGCTAAAGCTGAACCAAAGATTTCAAAGGCATATAATCGTTTAATTGAGATGAGTGATGACGAGGAGAACAGGCGATTATACGAGGAGAGGATAACTCAGATAATTGAGGTTGATCTCAAGATAGAAGCGGCTAAGAAAGAAGGAAGAGAGGAAGGAGCCATCAAAGAACGCATTAATACTGCGAAGAACCTGATATTACTTGGAATGGACAATGAGATTATAAATAAGGCAACCGGACTTTCTCCGGATAAGATAACTCAGCTCAGGTCTGAAATCAAACCGGAATGAGAACTAAAGATTAATTCTTTATCTTCCGGAAATACAGATATTCATCACCTGCCATCTCTTACAGAAGTGACGGCATACCCTCAGAAGATAAGATTAAAGAAATGATAAAAAGGTATAGGAATTTAGCTCTTCTTACCCTTCCCGTATGCCTTATCCATATGCCACTTCTTTTTTACAAGTGTATTGTAAGTGCCCTTTGAGATGATCTCTTTTTTCAGCAGACTCCCCGCAATTTCCACTCTTCGGTCATATATATCATCATAGATCTCAGACCTGATCACCAATTTCGGGAATTTCCGGAAATTTAAGAGCAGAATTTCTTCATCTGTTATATTACTGTGCTCAGCCACCAATTTTTTCATCACAATGTACTTGGTTATTGTCTCCGGATCAAGTTTCATTTTTACAATGATCTGCCCTGCAATATCTCTGCCGTACTCTGTCAGTCCAACATAGCCACCGCTTAGTCTGTCATCTTCTTCAGGTTTTGTGTATCTGAACTCCTCATCGTTAAAGATTGGATCTTCAACCGCCCGCCTGACATCTTCAGAGGCTGCACCAAGTTCTGAAGGGAGAAATCTCTTCTCAAAATATACTGAAAGACCACTGTTA
This window harbors:
- a CDS encoding Rpn family recombination-promoting nuclease/putative transposase — protein: MTKRNFPPEITTADGSFIMSPKNDFAFRLLFGDEKNKEITISFLRAMLKIPVKDITIKDPFLLKQVAGDKTGILDIRIVLDTEVQVDVEIQLSDHPAIKERVLFYQSRLYASQISSGEDYRVLKRTISLVILDYILFEVEQMHTTYRFYDRKNEIELTDVLEVHIVELPKLNNIISQHKNNPEIPWLMFLNAGTEEELKMAAKAEPKISKAYNRLIEMSDDEENRRLYEERITQIIEVDLKIEAAKKEGREEGAIKERINTAKNLILLGMDNEIINKATGLSPDKITQLRSEIKPE